The proteins below come from a single Vanessa atalanta chromosome 21, ilVanAtal1.2, whole genome shotgun sequence genomic window:
- the LOC125072203 gene encoding uncharacterized protein LOC125072203, which produces MLIIILSSIIGTVLGAHSHGISGTLVDFTDPKVQGHLDALVRMAQSCVIKVRASPKDVRAYFTNSPPITRSGQCFAACMLEQSDVINHGKVNRELLIHLAGLVNGKNSRVVRKLNSISRLCLDSIEGMSDRCQLASSYNDCLNENMIEFAFPLDIAEEAVRKMPFHLIQPNLPQEIRQTM; this is translated from the exons ATGCTGATTATAATACTATCGTCTATAATTGGGACTGTTCTCGGCGCTCATTCGCACGGCATTTCTGGTACCTTGGTGGACTTCACTGATCCTAAG GTACAAGGACACTTAGACGCTTTAGTACGAATGGCGCAGTCTTGCGTCATCAAAGTTCGGGCTTCACCGAAAGACGTTAGAGCGTATTTCACAAACTCGCCCCCAATAACCAGATCTGGGCAATGTTTTGCAGCTTGTATGTTGGAACAGAGTGATGTTATTAATCATGGAAAG gtAAATCGTGAACTCCTGATCCATTTAGCCGGTCTCGTAAATGGCAAGAATTCCCGAGTAGTCCGCAAACTAAACAGCATTTCGAGACTATGCCTCGATAGTATCGAAGGGATGTCAGACAGATGCCAGCTGGCTTCCTCCTATAACGACTGCCTAAACGAAAATATGATTGAATTCGCTTTCCCGCTGGATATAGCGGAGGAAGCTGTGAGGAAAATGCCATTCCACCTTATACAACCAAA CTTACCACAAGAGATAAGACAGACGATGTGA